In Vagococcus hydrophili, one DNA window encodes the following:
- a CDS encoding M3 family oligoendopeptidase, whose translation MKYSITWDLDSLFKGGVDSPELAARLTLLDQQILDYTASINNWSVEDDAPEFADFTNIITIQEAVTNGFGQTISFVNAIQSADVTNKKAGTMLASLYNKSTDFENANVILTKKLTAMSDELWAKLEKVAVLKKQGVAFILNETREHGKRLLSENEENIINQLSTDGFNAWSTHYDTLVTQITIPFTEKDGTEVMLSAGQAFNKMMGDADSAVRAELFEKWEKAWSEKAPLFADTLNHLDGFRLKANELHGITNHLQVPLEYNRMKEETLNAMWGAISNNKQPFVDFLTRKAQLLGKEKMEWQDQDAPIILGEFEEKRYTFDEAAEFIVENFNKFSPKMADFAQVAFDKSWIEAEDRPGKRPGGYCTSLPENKESRIFMTYGESINEVSTLAHELGHAYHSHVMWDLPVMSQDYAMNVAETASTFAELIVADATLKQAKTNEEKINLIDVKMQNAIAMFMNIHTRFIFENNLHKARKKNVLTDEEMTELMLDAQKESYCDSLSSYHPHFWASKLHFFIDDVPFYNFPYTFGYLFSLGIYAHAQKQGSSFEDEYISLLRDTASMTTEELAQKHLGVDLTKPDFWQDGIDIIKKDIEEFMTITEQYM comes from the coding sequence ATGAAATATTCAATTACATGGGATTTAGATTCATTATTTAAAGGTGGCGTGGATTCACCTGAGTTAGCAGCAAGATTAACACTTTTAGATCAACAAATTTTAGATTACACTGCGTCAATTAACAACTGGTCAGTTGAAGATGACGCACCTGAATTTGCTGATTTTACTAACATCATTACGATTCAAGAAGCTGTAACAAATGGTTTTGGGCAAACAATTAGTTTTGTTAATGCCATTCAATCAGCTGATGTAACTAATAAAAAAGCCGGTACTATGTTAGCTAGCCTTTACAATAAATCAACTGACTTTGAAAATGCCAATGTTATCTTGACTAAAAAATTAACAGCTATGTCTGATGAATTATGGGCTAAATTAGAAAAAGTTGCCGTTTTAAAAAAACAAGGTGTAGCGTTTATTTTAAATGAAACTCGTGAACACGGGAAAAGATTACTTAGCGAAAATGAAGAAAATATTATTAACCAACTTTCAACAGATGGTTTCAATGCGTGGAGCACTCATTACGACACATTAGTTACTCAAATTACGATTCCATTTACTGAGAAAGATGGCACAGAAGTCATGCTCTCAGCTGGTCAAGCCTTCAATAAAATGATGGGAGACGCTGATAGTGCTGTTCGTGCTGAGTTATTTGAAAAATGGGAAAAAGCTTGGTCTGAAAAAGCACCACTTTTTGCTGACACATTAAATCACTTAGACGGCTTTAGATTAAAAGCTAACGAGTTACACGGAATCACTAACCACTTGCAAGTTCCTTTAGAATACAACCGTATGAAAGAAGAAACATTAAACGCGATGTGGGGAGCTATTTCAAATAACAAACAACCATTTGTTGATTTCTTAACTCGTAAAGCACAATTACTAGGCAAAGAGAAAATGGAATGGCAAGATCAAGATGCACCGATCATTTTAGGTGAATTTGAAGAAAAACGTTACACATTTGATGAAGCGGCTGAATTCATCGTAGAAAACTTTAATAAATTTAGTCCTAAAATGGCTGATTTTGCTCAAGTTGCTTTTGATAAGAGCTGGATTGAAGCAGAAGACCGCCCCGGAAAACGTCCTGGCGGCTATTGTACAAGTCTTCCAGAAAACAAAGAATCTCGTATTTTCATGACATACGGTGAATCAATCAATGAAGTCTCTACTTTAGCTCACGAATTAGGTCACGCTTATCACTCTCATGTGATGTGGGATTTGCCTGTAATGAGTCAAGATTATGCGATGAACGTTGCTGAAACGGCTAGTACTTTCGCTGAATTAATCGTAGCGGACGCGACTCTAAAACAAGCTAAAACAAACGAAGAAAAAATTAATTTAATTGATGTTAAAATGCAAAACGCGATTGCAATGTTTATGAATATTCATACCCGTTTTATCTTTGAAAATAATTTACATAAAGCTCGCAAGAAAAATGTGTTAACTGATGAAGAAATGACTGAATTGATGTTGGATGCACAAAAAGAATCTTATTGTGACTCTCTAAGTTCATACCATCCTCATTTCTGGGCAAGTAAACTACACTTCTTTATTGATGATGTGCCTTTCTATAACTTCCCTTATACATTTGGCTACTTATTCAGTTTAGGAATTTACGCTCACGCTCAAAAACAAGGTTCTTCATTTGAAGATGAGTATATTTCACTATTACGTGATACAGCATCAATGACGACAGAAGAGCTAGCTCAAAAACATCTTGGTGTTGATTTGACTAAACCAGATTTTTGGCAAGACGGAATTGATATTATTAAAAAAGATATCGAAGAGTTTATGACAATTACAGAACAATATATGTAG
- a CDS encoding CatB-related O-acetyltransferase — translation MENNHYKNWSEVKYLEDIITNPLIRVGKKSYYSGFYENSNFENGCVRYLWGDETTRDLFHPEKDFGWELDKLIIGNYVCIASGVTILLGGNHNHHPDWLTVYPFEEGIKDSFEKRGDTVINSDAWIGMGATIMPGVTIGEGAIVATGSMVVKDVQPYTIVGGNPAKVIKKRFDEATIGKLLEIRWFDWKESEVKPVIPLLLSNQIDQLYTYYQDNIK, via the coding sequence ATGGAAAATAATCATTATAAAAATTGGTCGGAAGTAAAATATTTAGAGGATATTATCACGAATCCTTTGATTAGAGTTGGAAAAAAATCTTATTATTCAGGTTTTTATGAGAATTCAAATTTTGAAAATGGGTGTGTTAGGTATCTATGGGGAGATGAAACGACGAGAGATTTGTTTCATCCAGAAAAGGATTTTGGTTGGGAACTTGATAAATTAATTATTGGAAACTATGTTTGTATCGCAAGTGGGGTAACTATTTTATTAGGTGGGAATCATAACCATCATCCAGATTGGCTAACAGTTTATCCTTTTGAAGAAGGGATAAAGGATTCCTTTGAAAAAAGAGGAGACACGGTAATTAACAGTGATGCATGGATTGGTATGGGAGCGACAATTATGCCGGGTGTAACCATTGGTGAGGGAGCCATAGTTGCGACTGGTTCAATGGTTGTCAAAGATGTTCAGCCTTATACAATTGTAGGTGGAAATCCAGCGAAAGTCATCAAGAAGAGATTTGACGAAGCGACAATTGGAAAATTACTTGAAATACGCTGGTTTGATTGGAAAGAATCAGAAGTAAAACCAGTAATCCCTCTTTTATTAAGCAATCAAATAGATCAGTTATATACTTACTATCAAGATAATATAAAATAA
- a CDS encoding NlpC/P60 family protein has translation MKKKILSTLLTSTMILSATALPLMASADSVDQKIASQDKKISDLQGKEASASSQLASIQSNITSIKDQADALQAKQAELNTEIGSLNGEVKDLEKRIEKRDASIKEQARSVQVDSGSSNVVDLVLNADSVSDAVTKVMAASKLVGANNDMMQQQKEDKQAVEDKKVETEEKASEVQANAVVLEQKKGELVAQELTQQVAVSEIAAEKETEQGKKDQFLNEKAEAEAKLAAEKAAAEAAAKAAAEAEKQAAKETVAPVAPTTEVKTETSTEAPASNNGGATTPAETNTNTNNNNNNNNGGQQTTPPKQPAETPAPPASSNGSAVVAEAYKHIGKPYVWGAKGPDSFDCSGFTSYVYRVAAGREIGGWTVPQESAGAQISLSQLQPGDLVFWGARGATHHVGIYVGGGQYIHAPQPGENVTVQSMAYWSPDFGVRM, from the coding sequence TTGAAAAAGAAGATTTTATCTACATTATTAACAAGTACAATGATCTTATCAGCAACAGCTCTTCCATTAATGGCTAGCGCTGACTCAGTTGATCAAAAGATTGCATCACAAGACAAAAAAATTAGTGACTTACAAGGAAAAGAAGCTTCAGCATCATCACAATTAGCTTCAATCCAAAGTAACATTACTTCAATCAAAGACCAAGCAGATGCTTTACAAGCTAAACAAGCAGAGTTAAACACTGAAATTGGTTCATTAAATGGTGAAGTTAAAGATTTAGAAAAACGCATCGAAAAACGTGATGCTTCTATTAAAGAACAAGCTCGTTCAGTTCAAGTTGACTCAGGAAGCTCAAACGTTGTTGATTTAGTTTTAAACGCTGATTCAGTATCAGACGCTGTAACTAAAGTAATGGCAGCTTCTAAATTAGTTGGAGCTAACAATGACATGATGCAACAACAAAAAGAAGACAAACAAGCTGTAGAAGATAAAAAAGTTGAAACAGAAGAAAAAGCATCTGAAGTACAAGCTAATGCAGTTGTATTAGAACAGAAAAAAGGTGAACTAGTTGCTCAAGAGTTAACTCAACAAGTAGCAGTTAGTGAAATCGCAGCTGAAAAAGAAACTGAACAAGGAAAAAAAGATCAGTTCTTAAACGAAAAAGCAGAAGCAGAAGCTAAACTTGCAGCTGAAAAAGCGGCAGCAGAAGCAGCAGCTAAGGCAGCGGCAGAAGCAGAAAAACAAGCAGCTAAAGAAACTGTAGCTCCAGTAGCACCAACAACTGAAGTTAAAACAGAAACTAGTACTGAAGCACCAGCTTCAAACAATGGTGGAGCAACAACTCCAGCTGAAACAAATACTAATACAAACAACAACAATAATAATAACAATGGTGGACAACAAACAACACCACCTAAACAACCAGCTGAAACTCCAGCACCTCCTGCTTCATCAAATGGTAGTGCAGTAGTAGCAGAAGCTTACAAACATATTGGTAAACCTTATGTTTGGGGAGCTAAAGGACCAGATTCATTTGACTGTTCAGGATTTACATCTTATGTTTATCGTGTCGCAGCAGGAAGAGAAATTGGTGGATGGACAGTACCACAAGAAAGTGCTGGCGCTCAAATTTCACTTAGCCAATTACAACCTGGAGATTTAGTATTCTGGGGAGCTAGAGGCGCAACTCATCACGTTGGTATTTATGTAGGTGGCGGACAATACATCCACGCACCACAACCAGGTGAAAACGTAACTGTACAAAGCATGGCTTATTGGTCACCAGACTTTGGAGTACGCATGTAA
- the mreD gene encoding rod shape-determining protein MreD, translating to MMQKRKYLSYTLPLIFFFMMLIDGHVSSSLLSAFSVPMDFTSNLLLMFLMFATFQMEKTYLVIWSSVIGLLYDSYFYNVIGINLILFPILVILIYSLFEHVYPNTFTIILSFIVFVTAISVGRVFLLVLFKLTSTTILDFFARTLAPTLCLNIILIAVLVVPLKSMFNVKK from the coding sequence ATGATGCAAAAAAGAAAGTATCTATCCTATACCTTACCGCTTATTTTCTTTTTTATGATGCTTATAGATGGGCATGTAAGTAGTTCACTTCTATCAGCTTTTTCAGTGCCAATGGATTTTACAAGTAATCTATTGTTGATGTTTTTGATGTTTGCAACGTTCCAAATGGAAAAAACCTATCTAGTGATTTGGTCAAGTGTCATCGGACTACTTTATGATTCTTATTTTTATAATGTGATTGGGATCAATTTGATTTTGTTTCCAATACTAGTCATCTTAATTTATAGTTTATTCGAGCATGTTTATCCAAATACATTTACGATTATTTTGAGTTTCATTGTTTTTGTTACAGCCATTTCAGTGGGCAGAGTGTTCTTATTAGTGCTATTTAAGTTAACAAGTACCACTATTTTAGATTTTTTTGCAAGAACATTAGCACCAACTCTGTGCTTGAATATCATACTGATAGCAGTGTTAGTAGTGCCTTTAAAGAGTATGTTTAATGTTAAAAAATAA
- the mreC gene encoding rod shape-determining protein MreC has product MKKFNSSRNIIIALTIVIIVVFLIGFSAMQRDNKKQSLPGQSQTNGVIASIDRVVKAPFIGVENGVKSINNLFNTYTENDNLKKKIDHTASLEAEVANLKKENEKLRGQLELNATLSNYEVVNAGVINRSPDSWQDVLIIDKGKKDGIEVNMAVMGDKGLIGRVIIAENNSSKVELLTTINQNTNHFPVMLQGEGDKMIYGLMEGYNNKTHTLVVSQLTSTEGLKEGTPVTTSGLGNNSPKGLLVGNIKEIKKNKTGLDAEVLVTPVSDMYDVNSVTVVKRLAGTE; this is encoded by the coding sequence GTGAAAAAATTTAATTCAAGTAGAAATATTATTATTGCGCTAACAATTGTCATTATTGTTGTCTTTTTAATTGGTTTTAGTGCCATGCAGCGAGATAATAAAAAGCAAAGTTTACCAGGTCAATCTCAAACTAATGGTGTCATTGCAAGCATTGATCGAGTAGTTAAAGCACCATTTATAGGTGTCGAAAATGGGGTTAAATCGATTAATAATTTATTTAATACCTATACAGAAAATGATAATCTAAAGAAAAAAATAGATCATACAGCGTCCCTTGAAGCGGAAGTTGCTAATTTAAAAAAAGAGAATGAAAAATTAAGAGGTCAATTAGAATTAAATGCGACGTTATCAAATTATGAAGTAGTGAACGCTGGAGTGATTAATCGTTCCCCAGATAGTTGGCAAGATGTATTAATCATTGATAAAGGTAAAAAAGATGGTATTGAAGTCAACATGGCGGTCATGGGCGATAAAGGATTGATTGGTCGTGTCATTATTGCAGAAAATAATAGTTCAAAAGTAGAACTCTTAACAACGATTAATCAAAATACGAACCACTTTCCTGTGATGTTGCAAGGTGAGGGAGATAAGATGATTTACGGTTTAATGGAAGGCTACAATAATAAAACTCACACATTAGTCGTGTCTCAGTTAACTTCAACAGAAGGCTTAAAAGAAGGAACCCCTGTTACGACTTCTGGTTTAGGTAACAATTCTCCTAAAGGATTATTAGTAGGGAATATTAAAGAAATTAAGAAGAATAAAACAGGGCTAGATGCAGAAGTGTTAGTAACGCCTGTATCAGATATGTACGATGTGAATTCTGTGACGGTTGTTAAACGATTAGCGGGTACAGAGTAA
- a CDS encoding lipid II:glycine glycyltransferase FemX translates to MALVNLANPEEIKRYEDFILNSPYTATTQDMAWAQVKNNWEPFYIYLEKEDEIIAAMSILTVASVGEKKIAYATRGPVCDVNNIQLVTELYDEAEKQLSNENIFLLRTDPEVFYNQELSDAYKAAGFKVRNKDINPHSTIQPRLNMRLDTENKTEEELLSEFHSKTRYNIRLAKRKGIEVHSSRSLEDLKAFYDTHVIMSERQGISYRPYEYFERVLKAYGDNAKVFIATFEGEVLAGALCLSYGNVTWYMYGGSNNLHRNKMPNYLMQWEMIKWGLERGTKYYDFGGIFEMNEEDGLYKFKRGFVGSDKATEFIGEIDRVYDEESYYIFLNE, encoded by the coding sequence ATGGCATTAGTCAATTTAGCTAATCCTGAAGAAATAAAAAGATATGAGGATTTTATTTTAAATAGTCCATATACCGCAACAACACAGGATATGGCATGGGCGCAAGTAAAAAACAATTGGGAACCTTTTTATATTTATCTAGAAAAAGAAGATGAGATAATAGCAGCAATGTCAATTTTAACGGTGGCTTCTGTAGGTGAAAAAAAAATAGCTTATGCAACAAGAGGTCCTGTCTGTGATGTTAACAATATCCAATTAGTCACAGAGTTATATGATGAGGCAGAAAAACAATTATCAAATGAGAATATTTTCTTGCTTAGAACAGATCCAGAAGTTTTTTATAATCAAGAATTATCTGATGCATATAAAGCTGCAGGGTTTAAAGTACGTAACAAAGATATTAACCCTCATTCAACAATTCAGCCACGTTTAAATATGAGGTTAGATACGGAAAATAAGACAGAAGAAGAATTACTCTCAGAATTTCATTCTAAAACACGTTACAATATACGTTTAGCGAAAAGAAAAGGAATTGAGGTTCATTCTTCTAGAAGTTTAGAAGATTTGAAGGCTTTTTATGATACTCATGTAATCATGAGTGAACGTCAAGGTATTAGTTACCGTCCGTACGAGTATTTTGAACGAGTGCTAAAAGCTTATGGTGATAACGCCAAAGTGTTTATTGCTACATTTGAAGGAGAAGTATTGGCAGGTGCATTATGCTTAAGTTATGGTAATGTTACTTGGTATATGTATGGTGGTTCTAATAATCTACACCGTAATAAGATGCCTAATTATTTAATGCAGTGGGAAATGATTAAATGGGGACTAGAAAGAGGAACTAAGTATTACGATTTTGGTGGTATTTTTGAAATGAATGAAGAAGATGGTTTATATAAGTTTAAACGTGGTTTTGTTGGTAGTGATAAGGCAACAGAATTTATTGGTGAAATTGATCGAGTATATGATGAAGAATCGTATTATATTTTTTTAAATGAATAA
- a CDS encoding carboxylate--amine ligase has protein sequence MKFLPIILGTDVNAYGIARSIHMAYGIKSLCVGQGKLPMTNHSKIVDIEVVNDLANPSVFSTAMIPLLKNKLEAYDKLILFAASDGYAELVIDNQEELSKYCRLPFVKKELKEQLILKEDFYDLCEKLELPYPKTMKVTKDNYREIEVPFTYPVVVKPSNSVTYALAEFKDKKKAYILNSEEEVTETLFNIFTSGYGDTMLMQDFIPGPDSNMRVLNAYVGSNSKVHSMCLGHPFLEDVTPTLVGNYVAIKSIFDADIYETYTRFLEGISYTGFANFDMKYDERDQTFKIFEINLRPGRSSFYSTLAGCNLIEEAIKDLVEEIKVEEAFLSREEKLWLGVPKEVVLTYTEDDTCKQVAKEMIDRDDYGYTLFYDQDKSIVRNLSMKKYYQSYVERYEKWFKKKGR, from the coding sequence ATGAAATTTTTACCTATTATTTTAGGAACAGATGTTAATGCATATGGAATTGCTCGTTCAATCCACATGGCATATGGAATTAAAAGTTTATGTGTTGGTCAAGGCAAATTACCAATGACTAACCATTCTAAGATTGTTGACATAGAAGTGGTTAATGATTTAGCTAATCCATCTGTTTTTTCAACAGCTATGATACCACTATTAAAGAATAAATTAGAAGCTTATGACAAACTAATTTTATTTGCGGCAAGCGACGGTTATGCTGAATTAGTGATTGATAACCAAGAGGAGTTATCTAAATATTGTCGGTTACCTTTTGTAAAAAAAGAATTGAAAGAACAATTAATTTTAAAAGAAGATTTTTATGATTTATGTGAGAAATTAGAGTTACCTTATCCAAAAACAATGAAAGTAACTAAAGACAACTATCGAGAAATCGAAGTACCTTTTACTTATCCTGTGGTTGTTAAACCAAGTAATAGTGTGACATATGCTTTAGCAGAATTTAAAGATAAGAAAAAAGCCTATATTTTAAATAGTGAAGAAGAAGTTACGGAAACTTTATTTAATATCTTTACTTCTGGATATGGCGACACGATGTTAATGCAAGATTTTATTCCTGGTCCTGATAGTAACATGCGTGTCTTAAATGCTTATGTTGGATCAAACAGTAAAGTCCACTCGATGTGTTTAGGACATCCTTTTTTAGAAGATGTTACACCAACACTAGTAGGAAATTATGTGGCGATTAAAAGTATTTTTGATGCTGATATTTATGAAACATATACTCGTTTTTTAGAAGGAATCAGTTATACAGGGTTTGCTAATTTTGATATGAAGTACGACGAGCGTGATCAGACATTTAAAATTTTTGAGATTAACTTGCGACCGGGACGAAGCAGTTTTTATTCGACGTTAGCTGGGTGTAATTTAATTGAAGAAGCGATTAAAGATTTAGTTGAAGAAATAAAAGTTGAAGAAGCATTTTTAAGTAGAGAAGAAAAACTATGGTTAGGTGTTCCAAAAGAAGTAGTGCTAACTTATACAGAGGATGATACATGTAAACAAGTAGCCAAAGAGATGATTGATAGAGATGACTATGGTTATACTTTATTTTATGATCAAGATAAATCTATTGTTAGAAATTTAAGTATGAAAAAATACTATCAATCCTATGTGGAACGTTATGAAAAATGGTTTAAAAAGAAGGGACGATAG
- the asnB gene encoding asparagine synthase (glutamine-hydrolyzing): protein MCGIVGFIDTKSVESKNEIIENMMATIAHRGPNSSGSHVDTQAALGFRRLSIVDLEGGSQPIYNEDKTMVITFNGEIYNHSELRADLKRKGHIFTTHADTEVLLHGYEEYGVELLQKIRGMFAFVIWNTETNELFGARDHFGIKPLYYTEMNGSFIYGSEIKSFLQHPGFKKELNTEALRPFMTFQYSALDETFFKNVYRIKEGHFFTYKNGLLEIKQYWDVKDNEKKMSLSETVDLIDKSVQESIDIHKNADVEVGSFLSSGVDSSYVASVLRPDKTYSIGFGDKTFNESVEAKALTDMIGLNNESRIIEGEESFKNFPLIQYHLDEPDSNPSCVPLFFLSELASRDVRVVMSGEGADELFGGYQTYGFYTKSKFIRKTTSLLKKLPEKARYSLAGFIKEKQFPGSLHMYSNLAPAEECFIGNAKVFEEKEALEYLTSEYSKSPSVSDIVNKQYKKVSRLSELKKKKYLDFHQWMPKDILLKADKLSMAHSLELRVPLLDIELMRVSEQVPEKYMINSENTKYAFRQAAGRHLPEEWSNREKLGFPVPIKDWLREERYYQHVRELFSNEWVKEFFDQDKIIQLLDDNYEEKVDERRKIWTIFTFLTWYNVYFINDGHKPEVSELTD from the coding sequence GTGTGCGGAATAGTTGGATTTATTGATACCAAGTCAGTAGAATCAAAAAATGAAATAATAGAAAATATGATGGCAACTATTGCCCATAGAGGTCCAAATAGTTCTGGTAGTCATGTTGATACACAAGCAGCTTTAGGTTTTAGACGGTTGAGTATTGTCGATTTAGAGGGTGGTTCTCAACCTATCTATAATGAAGATAAGACGATGGTTATCACGTTTAATGGAGAAATATATAACCATTCAGAATTAAGAGCGGATTTAAAAAGAAAAGGTCATATATTTACAACCCATGCTGATACAGAAGTATTACTTCATGGTTACGAAGAATACGGAGTTGAATTATTACAAAAAATTAGAGGCATGTTTGCTTTTGTCATTTGGAATACAGAAACTAATGAATTGTTTGGAGCTAGAGACCATTTTGGAATAAAACCACTTTACTACACAGAGATGAATGGTAGTTTTATCTATGGGTCAGAAATTAAAAGCTTTTTGCAACATCCAGGTTTTAAAAAAGAATTAAATACAGAAGCTTTACGTCCTTTTATGACATTTCAATATTCAGCATTAGATGAAACTTTCTTTAAAAACGTTTATCGTATTAAAGAAGGTCATTTCTTTACGTATAAAAATGGTTTATTAGAAATCAAGCAATATTGGGATGTTAAAGATAATGAAAAGAAAATGTCTTTATCAGAGACAGTGGATTTAATTGATAAAAGTGTCCAAGAATCAATCGATATTCATAAAAACGCTGATGTTGAAGTTGGTTCATTTTTATCTTCAGGAGTAGATTCAAGCTATGTAGCAAGTGTTTTACGCCCCGATAAAACGTATTCTATTGGTTTTGGTGATAAGACGTTTAATGAGTCAGTGGAGGCTAAGGCGTTGACTGATATGATTGGATTGAACAATGAGTCGCGTATCATAGAAGGGGAAGAGTCATTCAAAAATTTTCCTCTTATTCAGTATCATCTAGACGAACCGGATTCAAATCCATCTTGTGTTCCTTTATTTTTCCTATCAGAGTTAGCAAGTCGTGATGTTAGAGTTGTTATGAGCGGTGAAGGTGCGGATGAATTGTTTGGTGGCTATCAAACATATGGATTCTATACTAAATCAAAATTCATTAGAAAAACAACCAGTTTACTTAAAAAATTACCTGAAAAAGCAAGATACTCTTTAGCAGGTTTTATTAAAGAAAAACAATTCCCTGGTAGCTTACATATGTATTCTAACTTAGCACCAGCTGAAGAATGCTTTATTGGTAACGCGAAAGTCTTTGAAGAAAAAGAAGCATTAGAGTATTTGACAAGTGAGTATTCTAAGTCACCAAGTGTCTCAGACATTGTGAACAAACAATACAAAAAAGTAAGTCGATTATCTGAACTTAAGAAGAAAAAATATTTAGATTTTCATCAATGGATGCCAAAAGATATTTTATTAAAAGCTGATAAATTATCAATGGCTCATTCTTTAGAATTACGTGTGCCATTACTTGATATTGAGTTGATGAGAGTCTCAGAGCAAGTACCTGAAAAATATATGATTAATTCTGAAAATACTAAATATGCTTTTCGTCAAGCCGCAGGAAGACATCTTCCTGAAGAGTGGTCGAATAGAGAAAAATTAGGCTTCCCAGTACCAATTAAAGATTGGTTACGTGAAGAACGTTATTACCAACATGTAAGAGAATTATTTTCTAATGAATGGGTAAAAGAATTTTTTGATCAAGACAAAATTATTCAATTGCTAGATGATAACTATGAAGAAAAAGTGGATGAACGTCGTAAAATTTGGACTATTTTCACTTTCTTAACTTGGTATAATGTTTACTTTATCAATGATGGTCACAAACCAGAAGTATCAGAGTTAACAGATTAA